A region from the Geobacillus vulcani PSS1 genome encodes:
- the rsiW gene encoding anti-sigma-W factor RsiW, producing the protein MECPKEIVLLMHSYFDGDLQPEGEKRLKEHLRSCAACAAHFHELKKTVAFLQYAAHVAAPPSFAAKVMEAMPKERKTARLRRFMHRHPLLTAASLFLALTLGSLASSWREGGAFSVSADEHVIIRDHTVIVPKGETVKGDIVVRNGSIRIEGTVDGDVTVIHGKKYMASAGQVTGEVEEINQVFEWIWYNIKERFNHALQSIQ; encoded by the coding sequence ATGGAATGTCCGAAAGAAATTGTGTTACTCATGCACAGCTATTTTGATGGGGATCTTCAGCCAGAAGGAGAGAAACGGCTGAAAGAACATTTGCGTTCGTGCGCTGCGTGCGCTGCCCATTTTCATGAGCTGAAAAAGACGGTTGCTTTCCTCCAATATGCCGCTCACGTTGCGGCGCCGCCGTCGTTTGCGGCCAAGGTCATGGAGGCGATGCCGAAAGAAAGAAAGACCGCACGGTTGCGCCGTTTTATGCATCGTCATCCGTTGCTCACGGCTGCTTCGTTGTTTTTAGCTCTTACTTTAGGCAGCTTAGCTTCTTCATGGAGGGAAGGAGGCGCATTTTCCGTCTCAGCTGATGAACATGTCATCATCCGCGATCATACTGTCATCGTGCCGAAAGGAGAAACGGTCAAAGGGGATATTGTCGTCCGCAATGGCTCGATTCGGATTGAAGGAACGGTGGATGGGGACGTGACTGTGATCCATGGAAAGAAATATATGGCGTCCGCCGGGCAAGTGACAGGGGAAGTGGAGGAAATTAATCAAGTATTTGAATGGATTTGGTATAATATTAAAGAAAGGTTCAATCATGCGCTCCAATCGATTCAATGA
- the sigW gene encoding RNA polymerase sigma factor SigW, protein MDLFIKKRIKAIQKGDQNAYADLVDLYKDKIYRLCYRMLGNRHEAEDAAQEAFIRAYIHIDTYNPDMKFSTWLYRIATNLTIDKLRKRKPDVYLDEEVGGTDGLTMQAQLPSREASPEEAVESLELQETVQRAIERLPEKYRSVIVLKYMEDLSLQEISEILGLPVGTVKTRLHRGREALRRQLGHL, encoded by the coding sequence ATGGATTTATTTATTAAAAAGAGAATTAAGGCGATCCAAAAAGGGGATCAAAATGCATACGCGGATCTTGTCGATTTGTATAAGGACAAGATTTACCGCCTTTGTTATCGAATGCTCGGCAATCGGCATGAGGCGGAAGATGCGGCGCAGGAGGCGTTTATCCGCGCCTACATCCATATTGATACGTACAATCCAGACATGAAATTTTCTACTTGGCTGTATCGAATTGCGACGAACTTGACGATCGATAAATTGCGGAAACGGAAACCGGATGTGTATTTAGATGAAGAGGTCGGGGGCACGGACGGGCTAACGATGCAGGCTCAGCTTCCTTCCCGCGAAGCATCCCCGGAGGAGGCAGTGGAAAGCCTGGAGCTGCAAGAGACAGTGCAGCGGGCGATTGAGCGGTTGCCAGAAAAGTATCGAAGCGTGATCGTGTTGAAATATATGGAAGATTTGTCGTTGCAAGAAATCAGCGAGATTTTAGGATTGCCGGTCGGCACGGTAAAAACGCGGCTGCATCGCGGCCGCGAAGCGTTGCGCAGGCAATTGGGTCATTTATAA
- the rocF gene encoding arginase, which yields MKPISIIGVPMDLGQTRRGVDMGPSAMRYAGVIERLERLHYDIEDLGDIPIGKAERLHEQGDSRLRNLKAVAEANEKLAVAVDQVVRRGRFPLVLGGDHSIAIGTLAGVAKHYERLGVIWYDAHGDVNTEETSPSGNIHGMPLAASLGFGHPALTQIGGYSPKIKPEHVVLIGVRSLDDGEKKFIREKGIKIYTMHEVDRLGMTRVMEETIAYLKERTDGVHLSLDLDGLDPSDAPGVGTPVIGGLTYRESHLAMEMLAEAQIITSAEFVEVNPILDERNKTASVAVALMGSLFGEKLI from the coding sequence ATGAAACCAATTTCAATTATCGGTGTTCCGATGGATTTAGGGCAAACGCGCCGCGGTGTTGATATGGGGCCGAGCGCGATGCGTTATGCAGGCGTCATCGAACGTCTGGAACGTCTTCATTACGATATCGAAGATTTGGGAGATATTCCGATTGGGAAAGCAGAGCGGTTGCACGAGCAAGGAGATTCACGGTTGCGCAATTTGAAAGCGGTTGCGGAGGCGAATGAGAAACTCGCGGTGGCGGTTGACCAAGTCGTGCGGCGGGGGCGCTTCCCGCTTGTGCTGGGCGGCGACCATAGCATCGCCATCGGCACGCTCGCCGGGGTGGCGAAACATTATGAGCGGCTTGGAGTGATCTGGTATGACGCGCACGGTGACGTCAACACTGAGGAAACGTCGCCGTCTGGAAACATTCATGGCATGCCGTTGGCGGCGAGCCTCGGGTTTGGCCATCCGGCGCTGACGCAAATCGGTGGATACAGCCCCAAAATCAAGCCGGAACATGTCGTGTTGATCGGCGTCCGTTCCCTTGATGACGGGGAGAAGAAGTTTATTCGCGAAAAAGGGATCAAAATTTACACGATGCATGAAGTTGATCGGCTCGGAATGACAAGGGTGATGGAAGAAACGATCGCCTATTTAAAAGAACGGACGGATGGCGTTCATTTGTCGCTTGACTTAGATGGTCTTGACCCAAGCGATGCACCGGGAGTCGGAACGCCTGTCATTGGCGGATTGACATACCGCGAGAGCCATTTGGCGATGGAGATGCTGGCCGAAGCGCAAATCATTACTTCAGCGGAATTTGTCGAAGTGAACCCGATCTTGGATGAGCGGAACAAAACAGCGTCAGTTGCCGTAGCGCTGATGGGGTCGTTGTTTGGTGAAAAACTCATTTAA
- the pdaB gene encoding polysaccharide deacetylase family sporulation protein PdaB, whose amino-acid sequence MFYALNGRTLKKAFIIICSAFFTAVVLYAYETNRPVFSLPSGPKAVYKVDNARDEVALTFDISWGDENADKILDVLKQHGIRNATFFLSASWAERHPAVVKRIKEEGHEIGSMGYNFVNYTELENAKIRQDLMMAKKVFDMLGIKQVELLRPPGGNFNKNVLKVAQSLGYTVVHWSIDSKDWLNPGTDQIVENVTRSLEPGDIVLLHASDSAKQTVKALPKIIASMKENGYKNVNLSELLANGEAESRGIE is encoded by the coding sequence ATGTTTTACGCCCTGAATGGACGAACGTTGAAAAAAGCTTTCATTATTATCTGCTCCGCCTTTTTCACTGCTGTCGTCTTATACGCTTATGAAACGAACCGTCCAGTTTTTTCTCTTCCTTCTGGGCCGAAGGCGGTATATAAAGTGGACAACGCCCGCGACGAGGTGGCGTTGACGTTCGATATCAGCTGGGGAGATGAAAATGCAGACAAAATTTTAGATGTCTTGAAGCAACACGGGATTCGAAACGCAACGTTTTTTTTATCCGCCTCATGGGCCGAACGCCATCCAGCCGTGGTGAAGCGGATCAAAGAGGAGGGGCATGAAATTGGCAGTATGGGATATAACTTTGTCAACTATACGGAACTTGAGAACGCCAAAATCCGCCAAGATTTAATGATGGCGAAAAAAGTGTTTGACATGTTGGGAATTAAACAGGTCGAGCTGTTGCGTCCCCCTGGGGGGAACTTCAACAAAAATGTGCTGAAGGTTGCTCAGTCCCTCGGCTACACCGTCGTCCATTGGAGCATTGACTCGAAAGACTGGCTCAACCCTGGGACCGACCAAATTGTTGAGAACGTTACGAGGAGCCTGGAACCAGGCGATATCGTGCTCCTTCACGCATCCGATTCGGCAAAACAGACGGTCAAAGCGCTGCCGAAAATTATCGCTTCCATGAAAGAAAACGGCTACAAAAACGTCAACCTCTCCGAGTTGTTGGCGAATGGCGAAGCCGAAAGCCGTGGGATCGAGTGA